A single window of Maylandia zebra isolate NMK-2024a linkage group LG2, Mzebra_GT3a, whole genome shotgun sequence DNA harbors:
- the g3bp1 gene encoding ras GTPase-activating protein-binding protein 1 codes for MVMEKPSAQLVGREFVRQYYTLLNQAPDYLHRFYGKNSSYVHGGLDSNGKPAEAVYGQSEIHKRVMALSFRDCHTKIRHVDAHATLNEGVVVQVMGELSNNMQPMRKFMQTFVLAPEGTVANKFYVHNDVFRYQDEVFGDSDSEPPEESEDEVEELEERVPSPDVAPEESAPFYDPAACSEPAVPGDEEEAVAASPEPEQEAEKEAEAVAVELKPETKPDTQTDVHTGDEQTEKSPATATPSATEAVAAPAEPAPAAPEENRPFSWALVTSKNLPPSGAVPVSGIPPHVVKVTPTAPPRAEVKSESQTPAQRPQRDQRSREQRPGGPPPTHRGPRPAREGEQGESEGRRVVRYPDAHQLFVGNVPHDVDKNELKEFFEQYGTVLELRINSGGKLPNFGFVVFDDSEPVQKILSNRPIKFRGDVRLNVEEKKTRSAREGDRRDARPRGPGGPGGPRERVGGSGGPRGPSARGGTSQKPSFGSGRGAGPSEGRYPAPRQ; via the exons ATGGTGATGGAGAAGCCAAGTGCCCAGCTGGTCGGGCGAGAGTTTGTCCGACAGTATTACACACTCCTGAACCAGGCCCCCGACTACCTGCACAG GTTTTATGGAAAGAACTCATCCTACGTGCACGGTGGCCTGGACAGCAACGGCAAACCGGCGGAGGCCGTTTACGGACAATCT GAGATCCATAAGAGGGTGATGGCTCTGAGCTTCCGAGATTGTCACACCAAGATCAGACACGTGGACGCTCACGCCACCCTGAATGAGGGCGTGGTGGTGCAGGTGATGGGCGAGCTGTCCAACAACATGCAGCCCATGAGGAAATTCATGCAGACCTTCGTGCTGGCGCCCGAG GGAACCGTTGCAAACAAATTCTACGTCCACAACGACGTGTTCCGTTACCAGGACGAAGTGTTCGGCGACTCCGACTCTGAGCCGCCTGAGG AGTCCGAGGACGAggtggaggagctggaggagaggGTTCCCTCCCCTGACGTGGCTCCCGAGGAGTCGGCTCCTTTCTACGACCCAGCAGCTTG TTCAGAGCCAGCCGTTCCTGGTGACGAGGAGGAAGCGGTGGCGGCAAGCCCAGAGCCAGAGCAGGAAGCAGAGAAGGAGGCCGAGGCAGTGGCGGTGGAGCTGAAGCCCGAGACGAAGCCGGACACGCAGACAGACGTGCACACAGGTGACGAGCAGACAGAGAAAAGCCCTGCCACCGCCACACCATCCGCTACAGAAGCTGTCGCTGCACCTGCCGAGCCCGCCCCCGCCGCCCCGGAGGAAAACAGG CCGTTCTCCTGGGCGTTGGTCACCAGTAAGAACCTCCCTCCCAGCGGGGCTGTCCCTGTCTCAGGAATCCCTCCCCATGTCGTCAAAGTCACCCCCACAGCACCG CCCAGAGCTGAAGTGAAGTCAGAGTCCCAGACACCAGCACAGAGACCACAGAGAGACCAGAGGTCAAGGGAACAGAGGCCGGGAGGTCCTCCGCCTACTCACAGAGGCCCCAGACCAG CTCGAGAAGGAGAGCAGGGTGAGTCGGAGGGGCGCCGGGTGGTCCGGTATCCCGACGCACACCAACTCTTTGTGGGGAATGTGCCTCACGACGTGGACAAGAACGAACTGAAGGAGTTCTTTGAGC AGTACGGGACGGTCCTGGAGCTCAGGATCAACAGCGGAGGGAAGCTTCCAAACTTTGGCTTTGTGGTGTTTGACGACTCTGAGCCCGTCCAGAAGATTCTCAGTAACAGG CCCATCAAGTTCCGAGGCGACGTACGCCTGAACGTGGAGGAGAAGAAAACCCGGTCAGCCAGAGAGGGCGACAGGCGGGACGCCAGGCCTCGGGGCCCCGGCGGCCCCGGCGGGCCCAGAGAGCGGGTTGGGGGCAGCGGGGGACCCCGGGGCCCCTCTGCCCGCGGAGGCACGTCACAGAAACCCAGCTTTGGCTCCGGACGGGGCGCCGGACCCAGCGAGGGACGCTACCCTGCCCCCCGCCAGTGA